A single Campylobacter hyointestinalis subsp. hyointestinalis DNA region contains:
- a CDS encoding M16 family metallopeptidase → MLPKFKKITLENEFEIYHTPLNLGSNVISIDLFYKVGSRNETMGKSGIAHMLEHLNFKSTKTRKAGEFDEIVKGFGGVNNASTGFDYTHYFIKCSNANLDKSLELYADIMENLALKDDEFQTERDVVLEERRWRTDNNPIGLMYFRLFNNAFIYHPYHWTPIGFFRDIENWNIEDIKAFWQTYYQPKNAFLMITGDCDEKTAFEYGIKHFSKIKNRKDIPNFYFKEPDQNGEKKVILHKDSDVEMLGLAYKIPPFNHKDQIELGALSNYLSSGKSSILQKKLMDELNLVNQIYAYPIDCKDEGLFVFLAVCNPEIDASKVEIELLNLIEQTKQELIGDDELFKIKNSLRSDLVYSLTSASKLANLYGSYIARGDIEPLYELENASEILSSQSIKDIANRYFVSKNLTTIILKKGLK, encoded by the coding sequence ATGTTACCTAAATTTAAAAAGATTACTTTAGAAAATGAGTTTGAGATATATCACACTCCTCTCAACTTGGGTTCAAATGTTATAAGCATAGACCTATTTTATAAAGTCGGTAGTCGCAATGAAACTATGGGAAAAAGCGGTATAGCTCATATGCTAGAACATTTAAATTTTAAATCCACCAAAACTAGAAAAGCTGGGGAATTTGATGAGATAGTAAAGGGCTTTGGTGGCGTAAATAACGCAAGCACAGGATTTGACTATACACATTATTTTATAAAATGTTCAAATGCAAATTTAGATAAAAGTCTTGAACTTTACGCAGATATTATGGAAAATTTGGCTTTAAAAGACGACGAGTTTCAAACAGAACGAGACGTTGTATTAGAAGAGAGAAGATGGAGAACCGATAATAATCCTATCGGGCTTATGTATTTTAGGCTATTTAATAATGCCTTTATATATCATCCGTACCACTGGACTCCAATCGGCTTTTTTAGAGATATAGAAAACTGGAACATTGAAGATATAAAAGCGTTTTGGCAGACTTATTATCAGCCAAAAAATGCTTTTTTGATGATAACTGGGGATTGTGATGAAAAAACGGCTTTTGAATACGGTATAAAACATTTTTCTAAGATAAAAAACAGAAAAGATATTCCAAATTTTTACTTTAAAGAACCAGATCAAAATGGCGAAAAAAAAGTGATCTTACATAAAGATAGCGATGTAGAGATGCTAGGTCTTGCTTATAAGATACCACCTTTTAATCATAAAGATCAAATAGAGCTTGGCGCTCTTAGCAATTATTTAAGTAGTGGAAAAAGCTCTATTTTACAAAAAAAACTTATGGACGAGCTAAATTTGGTAAATCAAATTTATGCCTATCCTATAGATTGTAAAGACGAGGGATTATTTGTATTTCTAGCAGTTTGCAACCCTGAAATAGACGCTAGTAAAGTTGAAATTGAGCTTTTAAATTTGATAGAGCAAACAAAACAAGAACTAATAGGCGATGATGAGTTATTTAAGATAAAAAACTCACTTAGATCGGATCTTGTATATTCTCTAACCAGCGCAAGCAAACTAGCAAATTTATACGGTAGCTACATAGCAAGAGGCGACATAGAGCCGCTTTACGAGCTTGAAAATGCTTCAGAAATTTTAAGTTCACAAAGTATCAAAGACATCGCAAATAGATATTTCGTAAGCAAAAATTTAACAACAATAATACTCAAGAAAGGTTTAAAATGA
- a CDS encoding EexN family lipoprotein translates to MKFLTPVIGSLVVVGFLFGCSEEKAKTVEYYKQNIPEAEVRQKECKAAKELTQIQIEDCKNAGAALYAESFKKGTGTHNLRSLEESKKKLGF, encoded by the coding sequence ATGAAATTTTTAACACCTGTGATTGGCTCTTTAGTAGTAGTTGGATTTTTATTTGGTTGTAGTGAAGAAAAAGCTAAAACAGTAGAGTACTATAAACAAAATATACCTGAAGCAGAAGTTAGACAAAAAGAGTGTAAAGCAGCTAAAGAATTAACTCAAATTCAAATAGAAGACTGCAAAAATGCAGGAGCTGCACTCTATGCCGAATCATTTAAAAAAGGCACTGGTACTCATAATCTAAGAAGTTTAGAAGAGTCTAAAAAAAAGTTAGGTTTCTAA
- the cysS gene encoding cysteine--tRNA ligase, translated as MQIYDSVLKQKVEFKPIRENEANIYVCGPTVYDDAHLGHAKSSISFDLLRRTLKALGYKVKFVKNFTDIDDKILKKMSESNKSLEDITNHYINRYKADMCALNVLEPSISPKATTSLDDIILYISELVKNGSAYKLDDGIYFDTSKDENYLSLSGRKDENLVARVESSDEKRDPKDFVLWKFDEKWYESPFGKGRPGWHSECVAMIQKHFVGNDEFEIDIHAGGADLLFPHHENEAAQCRCAKHKNLAKYWMHNGFIQVDNEKMSKSLGNSFFIKDALELVPGEALRFYLMSSHYRANFNYNIEDLKSSKKRLDKIYRLKKRLGKIPASNVDDKLKNDLLKFMGDDLNISASLGIIDEMINLANQTLDNEPKNKAFKAVTVANLEFIKELLGIGYADEFEWFQWGVDGEEKERILSLIEQRNKAKKDKNFALADMIRAELANLNVSIMDTANGVMWEKI; from the coding sequence ATGCAAATTTATGATAGCGTTTTAAAACAAAAAGTCGAATTTAAACCTATAAGAGAAAATGAAGCAAATATCTACGTATGCGGACCTACTGTGTATGATGACGCTCACTTAGGTCACGCAAAAAGCAGCATAAGCTTTGATCTGCTTCGCCGCACTTTAAAAGCTCTTGGATATAAGGTAAAATTTGTAAAAAACTTCACCGACATAGACGATAAAATTCTTAAAAAAATGAGTGAATCTAATAAGAGCCTAGAAGATATAACAAACCACTATATAAACAGATATAAAGCCGATATGTGTGCTTTAAACGTTTTAGAACCTAGCATTAGTCCAAAAGCGACTACTAGCTTAGATGATATCATACTTTATATAAGCGAACTCGTAAAAAACGGCTCTGCGTATAAACTTGATGATGGAATTTACTTTGATACTAGTAAAGATGAAAATTATCTAAGCCTAAGTGGTAGAAAAGATGAGAATTTAGTAGCTAGAGTAGAAAGTAGTGATGAAAAAAGAGATCCTAAAGATTTCGTTCTTTGGAAATTCGATGAAAAATGGTATGAAAGCCCTTTTGGAAAAGGACGACCTGGTTGGCACAGCGAATGTGTAGCAATGATACAAAAACATTTTGTAGGAAACGACGAATTTGAGATAGATATCCACGCAGGAGGCGCAGATCTACTTTTTCCGCATCACGAAAATGAAGCCGCACAGTGTAGATGTGCAAAACATAAAAATCTTGCAAAATACTGGATGCATAATGGTTTCATACAAGTCGATAACGAAAAGATGAGTAAAAGTCTAGGAAACTCATTTTTTATAAAAGACGCTCTTGAGCTAGTTCCTGGTGAAGCTCTTAGATTTTATCTTATGAGCAGTCATTATAGAGCAAATTTTAACTACAATATAGAAGATCTAAAATCAAGCAAAAAACGTCTTGATAAAATTTACCGCCTGAAAAAGAGACTTGGCAAAATACCTGCTTCAAACGTAGATGATAAGCTTAAAAACGATTTGCTTAAGTTTATGGGAGATGATCTAAATATCTCAGCAAGTCTTGGCATCATCGACGAGATGATAAACTTAGCAAATCAAACTCTGGATAATGAGCCAAAAAACAAAGCTTTTAAAGCAGTTACTGTTGCAAATTTAGAGTTTATAAAAGAGCTTTTAGGAATAGGCTATGCTGATGAGTTCGAGTGGTTTCAATGGGGAGTAGATGGCGAGGAAAAAGAACGAATTTTAAGCTTAATCGAGCAAAGAAACAAAGCTAAAAAAGATAAAAACTTTGCTTTAGCAGATATGATCAGAGCCGAGCTTGCAAATTTAAACGTATCTATCATGGACACCGCTAATGGCGTTATGTGGGAGAAAATATGA
- a CDS encoding quinone-dependent dihydroorotate dehydrogenase: protein MDYNDIKKIFFKFQPETAHKIAEYGMRSVINLPFAADILVDKFCYIDTKLSQNILGTNFLNPIGLAGGFDKNLTMAKPLSCFGFGFLEYGTLTPKPQNGNPKPRLFRLIEEKSIQNAMGFNNDGSQKIKDRAQKLYPFALPLFANIGKNKITPNDEALKDYEFLVREFNGLCDAFVLNISSPNTPNLRALQENSFIKELFSTLKPLTNLPIILKIAPDMEAKKAIELCQNALSFGADAIIINNTSVDYTLSQNAKNFGGISGALITQKSKELFKAVADELFGKITLISCGGISSSEDAYERIKMGANLVQIYTSFIFEGPMICKKMGSELSELLSKDGFTNITQAVGINVGK from the coding sequence ATGGATTATAATGATATAAAAAAAATATTTTTTAAATTTCAGCCTGAAACCGCTCACAAAATAGCCGAATACGGTATGAGAAGCGTTATAAATTTGCCTTTTGCGGCAGATATTTTAGTAGATAAATTTTGTTATATAGACACAAAATTATCTCAAAATATACTTGGAACGAATTTTCTAAATCCGATAGGACTTGCTGGCGGATTTGATAAAAATTTAACTATGGCAAAACCACTCTCTTGCTTTGGATTTGGTTTTTTGGAGTATGGAACACTCACTCCAAAACCTCAAAACGGAAATCCAAAACCGAGACTTTTTAGACTTATAGAAGAAAAAAGCATACAAAATGCAATGGGATTTAATAACGACGGTAGCCAGAAGATAAAAGATAGAGCGCAAAAACTATATCCGTTTGCTTTGCCATTATTTGCAAATATAGGTAAAAATAAAATTACGCCAAACGATGAAGCGCTAAAAGATTATGAATTTTTAGTTAGAGAATTTAACGGACTTTGCGATGCTTTTGTGTTAAATATTAGCTCACCAAATACTCCAAACCTGCGCGCTCTTCAAGAAAATAGCTTTATAAAAGAACTTTTTAGCACGTTAAAACCTCTAACAAATTTACCTATAATACTAAAAATAGCTCCTGATATGGAAGCTAAGAAAGCAATAGAACTATGCCAAAACGCACTTAGCTTTGGTGCTGATGCTATTATCATAAATAATACCAGCGTGGATTATACTCTAAGTCAAAATGCAAAAAACTTCGGCGGTATAAGCGGAGCTTTGATCACTCAAAAAAGCAAGGAGTTGTTTAAAGCAGTCGCAGACGAGCTTTTTGGCAAAATAACTCTTATCAGTTGCGGCGGTATAAGCAGTAGTGAAGATGCGTACGAACGTATAAAAATGGGGGCAAATTTAGTCCAAATTTATACAAGTTTTATTTTTGAAGGACCTATGATCTGCAAAAAGATGGGCTCAGAACTCAGCGAACTTCTATCAAAAGATGGATTTACAAATATAACTCAAGCAGTCGGCATAAACGTAGGAAAATAG
- the dapA gene encoding 4-hydroxy-tetrahydrodipicolinate synthase, with the protein MSKAAIFGAMTALITPFKNGKLDEARYEKLIKRQIKYGVDAVVPVGTTGESATLTHDEHRVCIEIAVNTCKNTNVKVLAGAGSNATHEAIGLAKFAQDHGADGVLSVAPYYNKPTQEGLYLHYKAIANSVDIPVLLYNVPGRTGCDILPETVIKLFNDCENIYGVKEASGSIDRCVDLLAHEPKLYVLSGEDAINYPILSNGGKGVISVTSNLLPDQTAALTHYALDNEFLKAKEINDKLYNINKIMFCESNPIPIKAAMFIAGLIDTLEYRLPLCNPSTANLKKIEEIMKSYDIKGF; encoded by the coding sequence ATGAGCAAAGCAGCCATTTTTGGAGCTATGACAGCTCTCATAACGCCATTTAAAAATGGAAAATTAGACGAAGCAAGATATGAAAAACTTATAAAAAGACAGATAAAATACGGCGTAGATGCAGTGGTTCCAGTAGGAACTACCGGAGAAAGCGCTACTCTTACTCATGATGAACACAGAGTTTGCATCGAAATAGCCGTAAATACTTGCAAAAACACAAATGTAAAAGTTCTAGCAGGAGCTGGTAGCAACGCGACTCATGAGGCGATCGGACTTGCTAAATTTGCACAAGATCACGGAGCTGATGGCGTACTCTCAGTAGCACCGTATTATAACAAACCTACGCAAGAAGGCTTGTATCTACACTATAAAGCTATAGCAAATTCAGTTGATATTCCAGTATTACTATACAATGTTCCTGGTCGCACAGGGTGCGATATACTTCCAGAGACGGTCATAAAGCTATTTAACGACTGCGAAAATATTTATGGAGTTAAAGAAGCGAGCGGAAGCATAGATAGATGCGTTGATCTACTAGCTCACGAGCCTAAACTTTATGTTTTAAGTGGTGAAGATGCGATAAACTATCCGATCTTAAGCAATGGTGGAAAAGGCGTCATATCAGTTACTTCAAACCTACTTCCAGATCAAACTGCAGCACTTACTCACTACGCACTTGATAATGAGTTTTTAAAAGCAAAAGAGATAAACGATAAGCTTTATAATATAAATAAAATAATGTTTTGCGAAAGTAATCCTATACCTATAAAAGCCGCTATGTTTATAGCTGGTCTTATAGATACTTTAGAGTACAGGCTTCCGCTTTGCAACCCAAGCACAGCTAATCTAAAAAAGATTGAAGAAATTATGAAAAGTTATGATATAAAAGGATTTTAA
- a CDS encoding enoyl-ACP reductase: protein MSCYNDEFKGKTLVISGGTRGIGRAIVLEFANAGANIAFTYNSNKEMAEEQARELENKFGIKAIAYALNILEPESYKELFLQIDEDFDRVDFFISNAIISGRAVAGGYTKFMKLKPRGINNIFTATVNAFVCGTQEAAKRMEKVGGGSVISLSSTGNLVYIEHYSGHGTAKAAVEAMARYAATELGDKNIRVNVVSGGPIETDALRAFTNYEEVRNATAALSPLGRMGQPTDLAGACLFLCSSKASWVTGHTFIIDGGTTFK, encoded by the coding sequence ATGAGTTGTTATAATGACGAGTTTAAAGGTAAAACCCTAGTAATAAGCGGTGGAACAAGGGGAATTGGCAGAGCTATAGTTTTGGAATTTGCTAATGCTGGAGCAAATATAGCATTTACGTATAATTCAAATAAAGAAATGGCTGAAGAGCAAGCAAGAGAGCTTGAAAATAAATTTGGTATCAAAGCTATAGCTTACGCTTTAAATATACTAGAACCTGAAAGCTATAAAGAGCTATTTTTACAAATAGATGAGGATTTTGATAGAGTTGATTTTTTCATATCAAACGCCATAATCTCAGGTCGTGCAGTAGCAGGCGGATATACTAAATTTATGAAATTAAAACCTCGTGGTATCAACAATATCTTTACCGCAACAGTAAATGCTTTTGTCTGTGGAACTCAAGAAGCGGCAAAAAGGATGGAAAAAGTCGGCGGCGGAAGCGTTATAAGCCTTAGTTCGACAGGAAATTTAGTCTATATAGAACACTATAGCGGTCATGGAACCGCAAAAGCAGCCGTAGAAGCTATGGCAAGATACGCTGCAACAGAGCTCGGAGATAAAAATATCCGTGTAAATGTAGTAAGCGGTGGACCTATAGAAACAGACGCTTTAAGAGCTTTCACAAACTATGAAGAAGTCAGGAACGCAACAGCTGCCTTGAGCCCGCTAGGACGTATGGGACAACCAACAGATCTTGCAGGAGCATGCCTATTTTTATGTAGTTCAAAAGCTAGCTGGGTAACAGGGCATACCTTTATAATCGATGGCGGTACAACATTCAAATGA
- a CDS encoding ABC transporter ATP-binding protein, which translates to MRGVIDIFKRFSPYFKDYIAQFGFVLLGMIMASVGTAVSAYLVKPVLDKIFVEKNEDLLYLLPYAIIAIYFVKSLGTYLQAYFTAYIGQDMVKRFRHKLLDNLLFLDMSFFNKFRTGELISRNTNDIERIRSIVSNIIPELARELITIIGLLAVVIYQSPLLALFALVIFPAAVYPLSLLAKKMKKISRRSQEQTSDISSVLSEIFSNIEIIKANNAENRELDRFDKHNENFFKLNLKSVKINELVSPMMETLGSIGIATVIIIGGKQVIDGGLSVGSFFSFLTALFMLYTPIKRISSLYNKMQDAVAASERTFDLLDLAPSIVGGSTKFPQVINSLTVQDVHFAYGEIKVLNGISLKASKGQMIAIVGGSGGGKTSLINLLMRFYDANSGSILINENDICEFGLKDLRDHIGLVTQRVYIFNDTVAANVAYSGEFDEQKVIKALKLANAYNFVSNLSEGIYTVLDEFGANLSGGQRQRIAIARALYKNPQILIFDEATSALDNESEKEITKAIEDLSKDKIIFVIAHRLSTVKNADKIAVLDKGKIVGFGNDESLENECLVYKKLKLGNLI; encoded by the coding sequence ATGAGGGGCGTTATAGATATTTTCAAAAGATTTTCGCCGTATTTTAAAGATTATATTGCGCAGTTTGGTTTTGTCTTGCTAGGTATGATAATGGCAAGCGTGGGAACTGCAGTTTCAGCGTATCTAGTAAAACCGGTACTTGATAAAATATTTGTAGAAAAAAACGAAGATCTACTTTATCTTCTGCCTTATGCTATCATAGCGATATACTTTGTAAAAAGCCTTGGAACATACTTGCAAGCATACTTTACGGCTTACATCGGACAAGATATGGTAAAAAGATTTAGACATAAATTGCTAGATAATCTACTATTTTTAGATATGAGCTTTTTCAACAAATTTAGAACAGGTGAGCTTATCAGTAGAAACACGAATGATATAGAACGCATAAGAAGCATAGTTTCTAATATCATACCAGAACTCGCTCGCGAGCTTATAACTATCATAGGACTTTTGGCTGTCGTCATATACCAAAGTCCACTTTTAGCTCTTTTTGCCTTAGTTATCTTCCCAGCAGCAGTGTATCCACTTTCACTTTTAGCAAAAAAAATGAAGAAGATCTCAAGAAGATCTCAAGAACAAACAAGCGACATCAGCTCTGTTTTAAGTGAAATTTTCTCAAACATAGAGATCATAAAAGCAAATAATGCCGAAAATAGAGAATTAGATAGATTTGACAAACACAACGAAAACTTCTTCAAACTAAATTTAAAAAGCGTAAAAATAAACGAACTAGTAAGTCCTATGATGGAAACTTTAGGTTCTATAGGCATAGCAACAGTTATCATCATAGGCGGAAAACAAGTCATAGATGGCGGTCTTAGCGTAGGAAGTTTCTTCTCGTTTTTGACTGCGCTTTTTATGCTCTACACTCCTATAAAAAGGATTTCTAGTCTTTATAACAAAATGCAAGACGCAGTAGCTGCTAGTGAGAGAACTTTCGATCTTCTTGATCTTGCTCCTAGTATAGTCGGCGGAAGTACTAAATTCCCTCAAGTAATAAATTCTTTAACCGTGCAAGACGTGCATTTTGCCTACGGAGAGATTAAAGTTTTAAACGGTATAAGCTTAAAGGCAAGCAAAGGACAGATGATAGCCATAGTCGGAGGAAGCGGCGGAGGAAAAACGTCTCTTATAAATTTACTTATGAGATTTTACGACGCAAATAGTGGAAGCATTCTTATAAATGAAAACGACATCTGCGAGTTTGGCTTAAAAGATCTAAGAGATCATATAGGTTTAGTCACTCAAAGAGTTTATATATTTAATGACACTGTCGCAGCAAATGTAGCTTATAGCGGAGAATTCGACGAACAAAAAGTCATAAAAGCTTTAAAACTAGCCAATGCTTATAACTTTGTAAGTAATCTTAGTGAAGGAATTTATACAGTGCTTGATGAGTTTGGAGCAAATTTGAGTGGTGGACAACGCCAAAGGATAGCGATCGCAAGAGCTTTATATAAAAATCCACAAATTCTCATATTTGATGAAGCGACAAGTGCGCTTGATAATGAAAGTGAAAAAGAGATCACTAAAGCCATAGAAGATTTAAGTAAAGATAAAATAATATTTGTTATAGCTCACCGCCTAAGCACGGTAAAAAATGCCGATAAAATAGCCGTTTTAGATAAGGGAAAGATAGTTGGATTTGGCAATGATGAGAGTTTGGAAAACGAATGTTTGGTATATAAAAAATTAAAATTAGGCAATCTTATTTAA
- the murJ gene encoding murein biosynthesis integral membrane protein MurJ: MLKHFFTNSFGILVSRVLGLVRDLLTAFALGASVWSDIFFVAFKLPNLFRRLFGEGAFTQSFLPNFVKVSHKGLFLAEVLLKFISFMLILSLGVMIFAPFVTKLLAFGFDDKTIELAVPLVRINFWYLICIFSVTTFASVLQYKNHFSTTAFSTALLNLAMIVALLLAYNLPPNESVRYLSWGVVAGGILQVLAHLIALKRLNLMKLLTLGVYKFIKGKRASSKGFWINFSQGVVGSSANQLSDFISTFIASFLVAGSISYLYYANRIFQLPLALFAIALSTAIFPKISKQIKAQNTQNAKFLLDKSFHVLFFLLLFSTIGGVILANEIIWLIFERGEFDKQNTLEAAKVLQMYMLGLLPYGLYKLFSLWLYANMKQRIAAKISVYSLVINIALSLILFKPFGAVGLALAGSLSGAYLFGYAIFIFGFREFLDIILSKKTAITILSGVIFAGLITFIKEIIYANL; encoded by the coding sequence ATGTTAAAACACTTTTTTACAAATAGTTTTGGGATCTTGGTTTCGCGTGTTTTAGGGCTTGTTCGCGACTTGCTGACTGCTTTTGCTCTTGGGGCAAGCGTGTGGAGCGATATATTTTTTGTAGCATTTAAACTACCAAATTTATTTAGACGACTTTTTGGAGAGGGAGCTTTTACTCAAAGCTTTTTACCAAATTTCGTAAAAGTTAGCCATAAAGGGCTTTTTCTAGCTGAAGTGCTTTTAAAATTTATCTCTTTTATGCTTATTTTAAGTCTTGGCGTGATGATTTTCGCACCGTTTGTTACAAAACTTTTAGCTTTTGGATTTGATGATAAAACTATAGAACTAGCCGTTCCATTGGTGCGAATAAACTTTTGGTATCTCATCTGTATATTTAGCGTAACTACTTTCGCCTCTGTTTTGCAGTATAAAAATCATTTTAGCACGACTGCTTTTAGTACTGCTCTACTAAATTTAGCGATGATAGTAGCACTACTTTTGGCTTATAACTTACCACCAAATGAGTCAGTGAGATATCTTAGCTGGGGCGTTGTAGCTGGTGGAATACTTCAAGTTTTAGCTCACTTAATCGCTCTTAAAAGGCTAAATTTGATGAAGCTTTTAACACTTGGCGTATATAAATTTATCAAAGGAAAAAGAGCTTCTAGCAAAGGATTTTGGATAAATTTTTCTCAAGGCGTTGTAGGAAGCAGCGCAAATCAACTAAGCGATTTTATCTCTACGTTTATAGCTAGCTTTTTAGTAGCTGGAAGCATCAGCTATCTTTACTATGCAAACCGAATTTTTCAGCTTCCACTCGCACTTTTTGCTATCGCTTTAAGCACTGCAATATTTCCAAAAATTTCAAAACAGATCAAAGCACAAAATACACAAAACGCGAAATTTTTACTGGACAAAAGCTTTCACGTCCTATTTTTCCTACTACTTTTCTCTACTATAGGCGGTGTAATTTTAGCAAATGAGATTATATGGCTGATATTTGAACGCGGCGAGTTTGATAAGCAAAATACTCTTGAAGCAGCAAAAGTTTTACAGATGTATATGTTAGGACTGCTTCCGTATGGGCTTTACAAGCTATTTTCGCTTTGGCTTTACGCAAATATGAAACAACGCATAGCAGCAAAAATTTCAGTATATTCGCTAGTTATAAATATAGCCTTAAGCCTTATTTTATTTAAGCCTTTTGGAGCTGTGGGACTAGCACTCGCTGGATCGCTATCTGGAGCGTATCTGTTTGGTTATGCTATTTTTATTTTTGGTTTTAGAGAGTTTTTAGATATAATCCTAAGCAAAAAAACCGCAATAACTATTTTAAGTGGGGTTATTTTTGCTGGTTTGATCACCTTTATCAAGGAAATTATTTATGCAAATTTATGA
- a CDS encoding DEAD/DEAH box helicase — protein MLFSDFDLSSAILEALKELNYDASTQIQQVAIPAIMQGKDILAGARTGTGKTAAFALPILEKLSSKDRNKKRPQTRVLILVPTRELANQVTQNIKSYAKKLPFKTLPIFGGVSSYPQIQALKSGIDIVVATPGRLLDLALQNALNLEHIDTLIFDEADRMFDMGFIHDIKSIVKMLPDNRQNLLFSATYPSEVMALCNSMLKDPVRIQIEEQNSTALNIIQRVILVDRDKKMELLNEVFGVEDIDQALVFTRTKKSADKCSSYLHTLGFSVAALHGDKSQAVRSKTLEKFKNGKVKILVATDIAARGLDIKELPFVVNLELPNVPEDYVHRIGRTGRAGNDGVAISLVCVDEFKFLIDIEKLIDKKLIRESFAGFEADLSVKPQPIRRGQNMNKSSERPQRDGKNGNKIDKKERKPREFGSDKKDESKRSRKRDDFKGEFRDRPKKDDKRSFDDKRSKFGFDKDFGVDERETKKDGDFKRKFKKDEPKREYRRDSANAEFPKGKKEFSRNSHTKTSDSSFDSEAKKEFKFKKDDKKFGEKKPFEDKKKSFGDKKSFDDKDKKFSGEKKFGSDKKPRSSDKSSDEKYSDKKFSPKKKFASDRPDRNDKFAKDGSKPRASTRPRKPQSDKKSPTK, from the coding sequence ATGTTATTTTCAGATTTCGATCTAAGCTCTGCTATTTTAGAAGCATTAAAAGAGCTAAATTACGACGCTTCTACGCAGATCCAGCAAGTCGCTATACCTGCGATAATGCAAGGAAAAGATATCTTAGCAGGAGCTAGAACAGGTACAGGTAAAACCGCTGCATTTGCCTTGCCTATATTGGAAAAATTATCGTCAAAAGACCGCAACAAAAAGCGTCCTCAAACTCGTGTTTTGATACTAGTTCCTACAAGAGAACTTGCAAATCAAGTCACGCAAAATATCAAATCTTACGCGAAAAAATTACCGTTTAAAACTTTGCCTATATTTGGTGGAGTTAGCTCTTACCCACAAATTCAGGCTTTAAAAAGTGGTATAGATATCGTGGTGGCGACTCCTGGCAGACTTTTGGATCTTGCTTTACAAAACGCTTTAAACTTAGAACACATCGACACATTAATATTTGACGAAGCTGATCGTATGTTTGATATGGGATTTATCCACGATATAAAAAGTATCGTTAAAATGTTACCTGATAATAGACAAAATTTGCTATTTTCCGCGACGTATCCAAGCGAAGTTATGGCGCTTTGCAACTCTATGCTAAAAGATCCTGTGCGTATCCAGATAGAGGAGCAAAATAGCACTGCTTTAAACATCATACAACGTGTGATTTTAGTAGATAGAGATAAAAAAATGGAGCTTTTAAACGAAGTTTTTGGAGTGGAAGACATAGATCAAGCTTTAGTTTTTACTCGTACTAAAAAAAGTGCGGATAAATGCTCGTCTTATCTACATACTTTGGGCTTTAGCGTAGCTGCTTTGCACGGAGATAAAAGCCAAGCTGTTCGCTCAAAAACGCTTGAAAAGTTTAAAAACGGCAAAGTCAAGATATTAGTCGCTACAGACATAGCAGCGCGCGGACTAGACATAAAAGAGCTTCCATTTGTCGTAAATTTAGAGCTTCCAAATGTGCCTGAAGATTACGTTCATAGGATAGGTAGAACAGGACGCGCTGGAAATGACGGCGTTGCGATATCTTTGGTTTGTGTTGATGAGTTTAAGTTTTTAATCGACATTGAAAAATTGATAGATAAAAAGCTTATAAGAGAGAGTTTTGCAGGTTTTGAAGCTGATCTTAGTGTTAAGCCTCAGCCTATCAGACGCGGACAAAATATGAACAAAAGCTCTGAACGTCCACAACGAGATGGCAAAAACGGCAATAAAATAGATAAAAAAGAGAGAAAGCCAAGAGAGTTTGGCAGTGATAAAAAAGACGAGTCAAAACGCAGTAGAAAAAGAGACGATTTTAAGGGCGAATTTAGAGACAGACCAAAAAAAGACGATAAAAGAAGCTTTGATGATAAAAGATCTAAATTTGGCTTTGATAAAGACTTTGGCGTAGATGAGCGTGAGACTAAAAAAGACGGCGATTTTAAACGTAAATTTAAAAAAGACGAACCAAAACGAGAATACAGAAGAGACAGTGCTAATGCTGAATTCCCAAAAGGTAAAAAAGAATTTTCTAGAAATAGTCATACAAAAACGTCAGATAGTAGTTTTGATAGCGAAGCAAAGAAAGAATTTAAATTTAAAAAAGATGATAAAAAATTTGGCGAGAAAAAGCCTTTTGAAGATAAAAAGAAATCATTCGGCGATAAAAAATCTTTTGATGACAAAGATAAAAAATTTAGTGGTGAAAAGAAATTTGGTTCTGATAAAAAGCCTAGAAGTAGCGACAAAAGTTCTGATGAGAAATATTCTGATAAGAAATTTAGCCCTAAAAAGAAATTTGCAAGTGACAGACCAGACAGAAACGATAAATTTGCTAAAGACGGCTCAAAACCAAGAGCTTCAACCAGACCACGCAAACCACAATCTGATAAAAAATCCCCTACAAAATAG